AATATTTCTTGCCTTGTCTATCTGTGTAATAACCTACTGGGCGCAGATAAAATACATCTTCTATATCTTTTTTGCCTTCTATTACTTGTATAAATTGATTCCCAGTATATCTAAAAGATTGGACATCAAAACTCACGCTCACGCGATGAGTACGCGCCTGTTGCATGACGCTGTGAGGAAAATAACCACAGTTGAAGACAATTTGGGGATGTTCTAGCGGCCCGTAGTGTCCTCGTTCCCCTGCTAACAATCGTTTAACAATCACTTCGCCGCATTGTGATTCCGAAGGCCATGAGTCTCGTTCATCAACCACAAATGCGTCGGTATAGTCTTGGTGCATCGCAGCATAAATCACTTGCTGCGGATTTGGTGTTTTGGT
This window of the Nostoc sp. HK-01 genome carries:
- a CDS encoding thymidylate synthase complementing protein ThyX codes for the protein MQRFRVEVITKTPNPQQVIYAAMHQDYTDAFVVDERDSWPSESQCGEVIVKRLLAGERGHYGPLEHPQIVFNCGYFPHSVMQQARTHRVSVSFDVQSFRYTGNQFIQVIEGKKDIEDVFYLRPVGYYTDRQGKKYYYSPEQRAADLEWCMEAAKRYAASFAAGMSEEHARGIVPFDYRQHFVVSFNLRSFLHFCDLRNKKDAQLEIQKLCELMWPHFAEWTPAIAQWYEKQRLGKARLAP